A window of the Drosophila simulans strain w501 chromosome 2L, Prin_Dsim_3.1, whole genome shotgun sequence genome harbors these coding sequences:
- the LOC6731343 gene encoding armadillo repeat-containing protein gudu produces MIGTSSGTSHNRSRKPKEQCGSCPNRFSKDKRQVAADDSDTTEVESSTDEEDRWKEVARAAEIPADYYNIQKLVKYIKAGNQTATIVSLCCLKDYDLSTQINQFAISDIGGLDVLVNILECSDTKCCLGALTVLSDITLNIDIRKTIVDLDGIPLIVDILNSSMKDLKTMAAETLANVCKVRLARKYVRTCGGIPKLVDLIDIKLSILKTPRDQLSPDDLESLDMTRAGARALFTLADSKHNMEQMRKSGIVPLMAQLLKSCHIDVVIPIMGTVRKCSSEPKFQLAITTEGMIPDIVSHLSSENTELKMEGSTAIYKCAFDANTRELVREAGGLEPLVTIIKDKNVRENKPLLRGATGAIWMCAVTDANVKVLDQLRTVNHLVALLNDECDEVLTNVTGAISECVRFQSNREQLRQSGGLPAMVSLLNSSHAPLLENLAKGLKECAEDPDSMRILEDLDAVRLIWSLLKNPTPRVQAHAAYAICPCVRNANDSAELVRSLVGAMELVVGLLKSKDIMVLSAVCAAIATIAQDQTNLAILTDLKVIYKLADLVQTTDDLLRMNLAAAVAACACFGNNTEELGRLRTVTPIVTYMTSDNPLVHRSTAMALEKLSMDPQNCITMHQSGVVPFLLECIGSTNKELQLAAAGCLRNIRELALRAEEYLLKIDDD; encoded by the exons ATGATTGGCACTAGCAGCGGAACGTCCCACAATCGGAGCCGGAAGCCCAAAGAACAGTGCGGATCCTGTCCCAACAGATTCTCCAAGGATAAGCGGCAGGTGGCCGCCGATGACTCGGATACCACGGAGGTGGAATCGTCTACGGATGAGGAGGATCGCTGGAAGGAAGTGGCGCGAGCCGCTGAGATTCCTGCTGACTATTATAATATCCAGAAACTGGTGAAATACATCAAGGCGGGCAATCAGACAGCCACTATAGTATCGTTGTGCTGCTTGAAGGACTACGATCTGAGCACCCAGATCAATCAGTTCGCCATCTCGGACATCGGCGGACTCGATGTCCTGGTCAACATTCTGGAGTGCAGCGACACCAAGTGCTGTTTGGGCGCCCTCACAGTTCTCTCGGATATCACACTGAACATCGATATTAGAAAGACCATCGTGGATCTGGATGGCATTCCCCTCATTGTGGACATCCTAAACTCCTCCATGAAGGACCTGAAGACCATGGCCGCCGAGACACTGGCCAATGTGTGCAAGGTGCGACTGGCCAGGAAGTATGTGCGCACCTGCGGAGGAATCCCCAAGCTGGTGGATCTCATCGACATCAAGTTGAG CATTCTAAAGACGCCTCGTGACCAATTGAGTCCAGATGATCTGGAGTCTCTGGACATGACACGCGCTGGAGCCCGCGCTCTTTTCACTCTGGCTGATTCCAAGCACAACATGGAGCAGATGCGCAAGAGTGGAATCGTTCCTTTGATGGCTCAGCTCCTTAAATCCTGCCACATCGATGTGGTCATTCCCATAATGGGCACCGTTCGAAAGTGCTCCTCGGAGCCCAAGTTCCAACTGGCCATCACCACCGAGGGCATGATTCCCGACATTGTAAGCCACCTAAGTTCCGAAAATACCGAGCTGAAGATGGAGGGCAGTACAGCGATCTACAAGTGCGCCTTCGATGCGAACACCAGGGAGTTGGTTAGGGAGGCTGGGGGCTTGGAGCCCTTGGTAACTATCATAAAGGACAAGAATGTGAGGGAAAATAAGCCTTTATTGAGAGGCGCCACTGGAGCGATTTGGATGTGTGCCGTAACCGATGCAAATGTCAAAGTGCTGGATCAACTTAGGACGGTGAACCACCTGGTGGCCCTGCTGAATGATGAGTGTGACGAGGTCCTGACCAACGTTACCGGAGCTATATCTGAATGTGTGAGGTTTCAGAGCAATAGGGAGCAACTGCGTCAGTCTGGAGGATTACCAGCAATGGTTTCCCTACTCAACAGTTCCCACGCCCCTCTCCTGGAAAATCTGGCCAAGGGCTTGAAGGAGTGTGCCGAAGATCCGGACAGCATGAGAATCCTGGAAGATCTAGATGCGGTCAGGCTGATATGGTCGCTATTGAAGAACCCTACCCCTAGAGTTCAGGCTCATGCGGCTTACGCCATATGTCCCTGTGTTCGAAATGCCAACGATTCCGCTGAATTGGTCAGGAGCTTGGTTGGCGCCATGGAACTGGTGGTGGGTCTGCTAAAGTCCAAGGATATCATGGTCTTATCCGCCGTTTGTGCTGCCATTGCAACGATTGCCCAGGATCAAACCAATCTGGCCATCCTAACCGATCTGAAAGTCATCTACAAGCTGGCCGATCTCGTCCAGACCACAGATGATCTTCTTCGAATGAACTTGGCAGCTGCCGTGGCCGCCTGTGCCTGCTTCGGCAATAATACTGAGGAACTGGGACGTCTGCGTACTGTCACTCCGATTGTCACCTACATGACCAGCGACAATCCCTTGGTGCACCGCAGCACGGCCATGGCACTGGAGAAGCTATCGATGGATCCGCAGAACTGCATAACCATGCACCAG AGTGGAGTTGTTCCCTTCCTGCTGGAGTGCATTGGATCCACTAACAAGGAGCTCCAGTTGGCCGCCGCCGGTTGTCTGCGGAATATCCGCGAATTGGCCTTGCGTGCCGAGGAATATCTGCTTAAAATCGACGATGACTAG
- the LOC6731344 gene encoding ras-like protein rasS, translating to MNATSPKSSLVKLGLHTNKQKTLKVMVLGQSGVGKTAMVVRFITRRFIGEYDPNLEKIYTCQTTLDKEQIQFDILDATGQLQELDGVSLESNIRWADAFILMYSITDKCSFDECSRLKFLINYNKRRRKLGSASKEYALDIPVILVGNKTDQPGDRMVSLEEGQRRFRELSCACFHEISVRESVDQVQNVFRDVFRFWRVFSKFPKLKRSTSDVANTDGILTPDSGSCSFYDASSLGVGRHSFLVIGSACLEESNGDHTESTDEIASSSLSSSRSDIDAPFRSRASTDGTLLSRPRRWRYPPPGCLLPHTNRVERRMSISTRGSNASY from the exons ATGAATGCCACCTCGCCAAAGTCATCGCTGGTCAAGTTGGGTCTGCATACCAATAAACAAAAGACTCTGAAGGTTATGGTCCTGGGCCAAAGTGGTGTGGGAAAAACGG CCATGGTGGTGCGTTTTATTACCCGACGCTTCATTGGCGAGTATGATCCTAACCTGGAGAAGATTTACACCTGCCAAACCACGCTGGACAAGGAGCAGATTCAGTTTGACATTCTGGACGCCACCGGTCAGCTGCAA gaactAGATGGAGTTAGTCTGGAGTCCAACATCCGCTGGGCCGACGCATTTATACTTATGTACTCCATTACGGACAAGTGTTCCTTCGACGAGTGCAGTCGCCTAAAGTTCCTCATCAATTACAATAAACGGAGACGCAAGTTGGGCTCGGCcagtaaa GAATATGCGCTGGATATTCCTGTCATACTGGTGGGCAATAAGACAGATCAGCCGGGCGATCGAATGGTCAGCTTGGAGGAGGGTCAGCGCCGATTCAGGGAGTTATCCTGCGCCTGTTTTCACGAGATTTCCGTCAGAGAGAGCGTGGATCAA GTGCAGAATGTTTTTCGCGATGTGTTTCGCTTCTGGCGAGTCTTCAGCAAATTCCCCAAGCTCAAGCGCTCCACCAGCGATGTGGCCAATACGGATGGAATCCTCACGCCCGATTCGGGATCCTGTTCCTTCTACGATGCCTCGTCTTTGGGCGTCGGTCGACATTCCTTTCTGGTCATCGGAAGCGCCTGTTTGGAGGAGAGCAACGGTGACCATACGGAGTCCACGGATGAGATTGCGAGTAGCAGTTTGAGCAGCTCGCGCAGCGACATCGATGCCCCCTTCCGGAGTAGAGCTTCGACGGACGGAACCCTGTTGTCCCGACCACGGAGATGGCGGTATCCACCGCCGGGATGCCTGCTGCCACACACGAATCGCGTGGAGCGACGGATGAGCATTTCCACCAGGGGCAGTAACGCCAGTTACTAG